GAGCTTCGCGGCATCGCCCTGCGCCTTCGGCAGCAGGTCGCTTGCGTACGCCTGCGCGGCGCGCTTCGCGGCCTCGCGCTCATCGCGCGCCTTCGCGACTTCGCCGTAGGCAGCCTGCGTCTGCTCGGGCGCCGCAACGCTTTGCATCGTGACGGCCGTCACCTCGAGCCCGGACTGGTAGCGGTCGAGATCGCGCTGGATCGCGGCGGAAAGCTGCTCGCGCAGCGCGTCGCGATCCTGGTTCAGCACGTCGGCCGCGCTGCGCGTGCCGACGATCGCACGCACCGCGGCCTGTGCGGCCTGCGACACGCTGCGCTCGGGATCGACGCTGCGGAACAGGTAATCGGTCGCGGAACGGATCCGGTACTGGACGATGAAGCGCACGTCGACGATGTCGGCATCGCGCGTCAGCATCGCCGCTTCCTTCACGTTTGCGAGACGCACGACGTTGTTGCGTCCGATCTCGACCGAACGGACCTGCGACGTATCGACGATCTCGTGCGACGCGAACGGATACGGCGCGCGCCAGTGCACCCCCTGGCCGACCGTGCCCGACAGCTTGCCGAACTGCAGCACGACGCCCGTCTGGCCATCCTGCACGACGAACAGCCCGCTGCCGGCATAGACCGCGACCAGCACGCCGATCACGATGCCGACGCCGACCCGCGCGGCCCGCCCGTTGTCGGGACGGAAGCCGTTGCCGCCCTTGCCGCCGAAAAGGCCGTTCAGGCGCCGGTTGAAGTTGCGCCACATCTCGTCGAGATCCGGTGGACCATCACCGTCGCCGCCTTGCGGACGCTTCGATTCGTTCGCCCGGGGACGGGATCCGCCATTGCCTTCGCCACGTCCCCAGCGGGGATCGTTGCTCGACAGCAAGGCGCGCATCCGCCGCCAGGTACTCCGCTCGTTGTATTCGTTCACCAGAGTTTGTTCACCAGATTAGACGCCGGCGAACCGGCCGGGACCGGTTAGCGCCCGTGTTCGGAAATCGTGTGGTCTTCGTGTGGTCCAGCGGACGCGCCGTCGAGCGGCATCGCGCCGGAAAGGTGTTCCGCGGAGGCGATTTCGGCGATGGCGGCACGCAACACGTCAAGACCCTGACCGGTGCGCGCGCTCAAAAAGACGCGCGAAATATTACCATACTCATCCCGCTCGACCGCGTCGCCGCGGGCCGCCAGTTCGGGCACGGCGTCGATCTTGTTGAACACCAGCACCTGCCGGATCGTGTCCGCGCCAATCTCGTGCAGCACGCCGTTGACCTGCTCGATCTGTTCGAGCCGGACCGCGCTCGACGCATCGACCACGTGCAGCAGCAGATCCGCGTGGATCGTTTCCTCGAGGGTTGCACGGAACGCGGCGACGAGTTGGTGAGGCAGCTCGCGGATGAACCCGACCGTATCCGACACGACGATCTGGCCGACCTCGTCGCCGAGGTACACGCGCCGCGACGTCGTGTCGAGCGTGGCGAACAGCTGGTCGGCCGCGTAGGCCTGCGCTTTCGTCAGCGCATTGAACAGCGTCGACTTGCCCGCGTTCGTATAGCCGACGAGCGATACCGACATCGTGCCGCTGCGCGCGCGCTGCCGGCGTTGCGTGCTGTGTTGCCGGCGCAGCCGGTCGAGACGCGACTTCAGCATCTTGATGCGCTCGCCAATCAGCCGGCGGTCGGTTTCGAGCTGGGTTTCGCCGGGGCCGCGCAGGCCGATACCACCCTTTTGCCGTTCAAGGTGGGTCCACGCACGAATGAGCCGCGTCGACAGGTATTGAAGCTGCGCGAGTTCGACCTGCAGCTTGCCTTCGTGGCTGCGGGCACGCTGCGCAAAGATGTCGAGGATGAGACTCGTACGATCGATCACGCGCCGGTTAAGTGCCCGCTCCAGATTGCGTTGCTGAGCCGGTGCCAGTGCGTGATTGAAGATGACGATTTCGACGTCGTGCGCGTCGCAGGCAAGCCGCAGTTCTTCGGCTTTGCCGCTGCCGATGAACATCGCGGCATCGGGACTGGAGCGACGGCCCGTGAGGGTGACGGCGGGATGGGCCCCCGCGCTGGAGGCGAGAAGACTGAGTTCTTCGAGACTGGCTTCGAAATCGGTCTTGCCGAAATCGATGCCGACGAGCGCTGCGTTAATCAAATTTTCGGGTGTCAAGATAAGGCGGCTGGCATCGGTCGCTCGCGGCGACCGGATGCCGGCCGCTGCGATAGGTTAGGACGAGACTTCCGCGTCCGGGTGGAAATTCACCGGGCGCGCCGGCACGACCGTCGAGATGGCGTGCTTGTACACCATCTGGGTCACCGTATTACGGAGCAACACGACGTACTGGTCGAACGATTCAATGTTCCCTTGGAGCTTGATGCCGTTGACGAGGTAGATCGAAACGGGAACGTGCTCTTTGCGCAGTGCGTTCAAAAACGGGTCTTGTAACAATTGCCCTTTGTTGCTCATGGCGTACTCCATCTTTTTTTGCAGGTTGATCTGGATTGGCGAGGAAGAAAAAGAGATCCGGCGCCAATCGCTACACTATAGCCGATTTTGCCTGCCCCGCCCGGGGCGTAGGCCTTGCGGCCTATCCCTTGCGGGGCGTGCTTCAGCCCTTGTCCGCGTACGGATTGTTCGACGAACGGAACTCTATTCGCAATGGAGTCCCGGTCAGGGAGAAAGTTTCGCGGAACCGGTTTTCCAGGTAGCGCTTGTACGTTTCCGTCACGGCGTCGAGCGCGTTACCGTGGATAACAATGAGCGGCGGATTCTGGCCGCCCTGGTGCGCGTAGCGCAGCTTCGGACGCACCGGGCCGCGCCGGCGCGGCTGCTGGAACTCGACGGCCTCGATCAGCGCGCGCGTGAGCTTCGGCGTCGGCAGCTTGGCCATCGCGGCCGCATACGCGTCGTCGACCGAGCGCATCAGCGCGCCGATGCCGGTCTTCTTCGCGGCCGAAATGTAGTGCGACTTCGCGAAGTCGAGGAATTTCAGCTTGCGGGTCAAATCCGCTTTCGCGCGATCGCGCGCGTGCTCGTCGAGCCCGTCCCACTTGTTGACGCCGATCACGAGCGCGCGGCCCTGCTCGACGACGAAGCCGGCGATGTGCGCGTCCTGGTCGGAAATGTCCTGCTGCGCATCCAGCAGAAGAATGACGACGTTCGCGTCGGAGATCGACTGCAGCGTCTTCACGACCGAAAACTTCTCGATCGCCTCGAACACCTTGCCGCGGCGCCGCAGGCCAGCCGTGTCGATCAGCGTGTATTTCTTGCCGTTACGCTCGAAATCGACGTAGATCGAGTCGCGCGTCGTGCCCGGCATGTCGAACGCGATCACGCGGTCCTCGCCGATCAGCGCGTTCACGAGCGTCGACTTGCCGACGTTCGGCCGGCCGACGATCGCGATCTTGATGCCGCGCGACGGATCGTTCTCGTCCTCGTCCTCCGGCTGGCCCGTGTACGCGACTTCCAGCGCCTCGTTGATCATGTCGGTGACGCCGTCGCCGTGCGCGGCCGAGATTGCGCGCGGATCGCCGAGCCCGAGTTCGTAGAAGTCGGTCGCGACCGCCGTGTACTTCATCCCCTCGGCCTTGTTGACGACGAGGAAGATCGGCCGGCCGGTCTTGCGCAGGTAGTCGGCGATCGACTTGTCCTGCGGTGCGAGGCCGTTGCGGCCGTCGACAATGAACACGACGACGTCGGCTTCCTCCACGGCCTGCCGCGTCTGGCGCGCCATTTCGTGCAGGATGCCGTCCTTCGCGACGGGTTCGAAGCCGCCCGTGTCGACGACGAGATACGGCCGCTCGCCGACGCGCCCTTCGCCGTAATGGCGATCGCGCGTCAGGCCTGGCAAGTCGGCGACCAGCGCATCGCGCGAGCGCGTGAGCCGGTTGAACAGCGTGGATTTCCCCACATTGGGGCGCCCAACGAGGGCAATGACCGGTTTCATCTGTGTTTTCTACGGTGATGCGCAGCAGCGGGAGGCCCGCTGCTGCGGGCGGCTGCGCTGAATGAAAATATCACGAATTCGCGCCGCGCCGGATGCGCGCGCCGGGCGCGCGTTGCGCGCCGTCGTCTTTCGTCTCGAACTGCCTTTCAAATACCGAGCGGCCGGGAACACCGGCCGCCTTCATGTCGCGCGGCCCGGGCGCGCGGGACAAACCCGCCGCGCCGCGGCCGCGCATGTTTCCTGCGTCAGCGCGGACGGAACCCGTACAGGCCGCCGTCCTTCGTCTGCACGACGAGCGTATTGCCCGCGAGGACCGGCGCCGCCGTAATCGCGCTGCCGTCGGTCTTCATCCGCGCGATGAAGCTGCCGTCTTCGCGCGACAGGAAGTGCACGAAGCCCTGGTAATCGCCCATCACGACCGCATGCCCGAGCAGGTACGGCACGCCGACGTCACGACTCTTCAGCTTGTCGTTGCGCCAGAGCTGGTTGCCGGAGGCCGCGTCGTACGCCGTCACGACCGACCAGTCGTCGCCGCCTGCGACAACCGAATCATCCTGCGCGAGACCGCTGCGGCTCGAGAACGCCTTTTCCCACAGCGGGCGGCCCGAGTTCGCATCGAAGCAGCCGAGCTGACCCTGGAACGTCACCGCGCAGGCTTCCGCGCCCACGAGCGTCGGCGGGCCGCTGACGTCGTTGATGCGCTCGACCTCGGTCACGCCCTTCGGGAACGACACGGGCGTCTGCCAGAACGGCTCGCCCGACTGCAGGTTGATCGCGACGAGGCCGCCGCCGGGGAAGCCCGCCAGCACCGCCGCGTCACCCGCGAACGTCATGCCGGCTGACACGCGCAGGTTCAGCGGAACCGCGCGGTTGCGGTAGTTCCACTTCTGCTCGCCCGTCTGCGCGTTGAACGCGATCACCTGGCCATCGATCGTGCGGATGACCACGAGGCCATTGCCGACGAGCGGCGGCGAGAAGATCTCGCCCTGCACGCTGGTCTTCCACAGCTGCTTGCCGTCCGGACCCAGCACGAACACGCCACCCTTCAGCGCGCCGACCGCGGTCAGGTTGCCGTCGCTGCCGACACCGGCCGACAGGTCCGAACCGACCTTCGAGCGCCAGAGCGTCTGGCCCGTCTTCGCGTCGATCTTCTCGACCGAACCGTTTTCGCCCGCCGCGTAGACGGCGTCGCCCACGGCCACCGGCGAGAACAGGTAGCGTCCGCCCTTGCCGACACTCGCCTTCCAGACCTGTTGCACATCCATCACGGGCTTGAACTCGGTGAGCGGCGTCGGCACGCGGCGCGCGTCCTTCGACGACGAGCAGGCCGCCAATGCGAGGACAGCCGCCGCGCAGGCAACGGGCACAGCGTAACGTTTCAGCAAATTCATCGGTTAGCGAAGCAGAGTTAAGAGGTTGAGGGGACCGGGGTTCAGCCGCCGAGCGCGTCCAGCTTGAACTGCACGAGCTGGCGCGCAGACTGGTCGTCCTTCGACAGGCCGTCGAGCGCGAGCTTGTAAGCGGCGCGCGCGTCGTCGGTCTTGCCTTGCGCGGCAAGCAGATCGCCGCGGCGATCGGCCACAAGGCCCTTGAATGCATCGACCGGCGTACCCGACAGCAGCGCGAGGCCCGCGTCGTATGCCTTCTCGTCGAGCAGCAGCGACGCGAGGCGCAGCTTCGCGATCTGCTTGTACTCGTCATCCTTGGCGTGGTCGACGGCCCATTGCAGTTGCGCCTTCGCGCCTGCCGCGTCGCCGGCCGCGTACAGCACCTTCGCGGCCGCGAGCGCCGTCATCTGCGCATACGGCGTGCTGCTGAATTTGTCTTCCATGTCGGCGGCCGCGCGGGCCATCGTCGCCTTGTCGTTCGCGGCGGCGGCCTTCTGGACCTGCTCGTACAGCCCGGACGCCTCGGCAGCCTGACGGCGCTGCCAGTAGTTCCAGCCGTTGAAACCGGCCGCGACGACGAGCGCCGCGAGCACGATCCACGTGGTGAGGTTGCCCCAGCGGGTCCACCACGCCTTGAGACTTTCAATCGATTCTTGTTCGTCGTGATAACTCATCGGCGAGCGATTCCTTCCTGTTCAGGCCTTTCTTGTCGAGCGGATACCAGCGCGATCAGTCGTCGCCGTCTTCGGCGGATGCAACCATCGCATTGATTAGGAATTCGGTCAAGCTTTCGACCGGTACGGTCTGCTGAACGTTCTTTTCCCCTTCCTCGCCCGCACCGCGCAGCGCTTTCACGCCCACCGTACCGTTCGCGACCTCTTCTTCGCC
The nucleotide sequence above comes from Burkholderia pyrrocinia. Encoded proteins:
- the hflK gene encoding FtsH protease activity modulator HflK encodes the protein MNEYNERSTWRRMRALLSSNDPRWGRGEGNGGSRPRANESKRPQGGDGDGPPDLDEMWRNFNRRLNGLFGGKGGNGFRPDNGRAARVGVGIVIGVLVAVYAGSGLFVVQDGQTGVVLQFGKLSGTVGQGVHWRAPYPFASHEIVDTSQVRSVEIGRNNVVRLANVKEAAMLTRDADIVDVRFIVQYRIRSATDYLFRSVDPERSVSQAAQAAVRAIVGTRSAADVLNQDRDALREQLSAAIQRDLDRYQSGLEVTAVTMQSVAAPEQTQAAYGEVAKARDEREAAKRAAQAYASDLLPKAQGDAAKLVDEANAYAGRVVTEAEGDADRFKQVYAQYSKAPAVIRERMYLETMQEIYSNATKVFVGNKGGNSVVYLPLDKLVEQGRQNAAAPAGASSPDAASAPAAAAPASAAAAAAASGSDVLRSREAFRSRSREDDLK
- the hflX gene encoding GTPase HflX, with the translated sequence MINAALVGIDFGKTDFEASLEELSLLASSAGAHPAVTLTGRRSSPDAAMFIGSGKAEELRLACDAHDVEIVIFNHALAPAQQRNLERALNRRVIDRTSLILDIFAQRARSHEGKLQVELAQLQYLSTRLIRAWTHLERQKGGIGLRGPGETQLETDRRLIGERIKMLKSRLDRLRRQHSTQRRQRARSGTMSVSLVGYTNAGKSTLFNALTKAQAYAADQLFATLDTTSRRVYLGDEVGQIVVSDTVGFIRELPHQLVAAFRATLEETIHADLLLHVVDASSAVRLEQIEQVNGVLHEIGADTIRQVLVFNKIDAVPELAARGDAVERDEYGNISRVFLSARTGQGLDVLRAAIAEIASAEHLSGAMPLDGASAGPHEDHTISEHGR
- the hfq gene encoding RNA chaperone Hfq; translation: MSNKGQLLQDPFLNALRKEHVPVSIYLVNGIKLQGNIESFDQYVVLLRNTVTQMVYKHAISTVVPARPVNFHPDAEVSS
- the der gene encoding ribosome biogenesis GTPase Der; the encoded protein is MKPVIALVGRPNVGKSTLFNRLTRSRDALVADLPGLTRDRHYGEGRVGERPYLVVDTGGFEPVAKDGILHEMARQTRQAVEEADVVVFIVDGRNGLAPQDKSIADYLRKTGRPIFLVVNKAEGMKYTAVATDFYELGLGDPRAISAAHGDGVTDMINEALEVAYTGQPEDEDENDPSRGIKIAIVGRPNVGKSTLVNALIGEDRVIAFDMPGTTRDSIYVDFERNGKKYTLIDTAGLRRRGKVFEAIEKFSVVKTLQSISDANVVILLLDAQQDISDQDAHIAGFVVEQGRALVIGVNKWDGLDEHARDRAKADLTRKLKFLDFAKSHYISAAKKTGIGALMRSVDDAYAAAMAKLPTPKLTRALIEAVEFQQPRRRGPVRPKLRYAHQGGQNPPLIVIHGNALDAVTETYKRYLENRFRETFSLTGTPLRIEFRSSNNPYADKG
- the bamB gene encoding outer membrane protein assembly factor BamB — protein: MNLLKRYAVPVACAAAVLALAACSSSKDARRVPTPLTEFKPVMDVQQVWKASVGKGGRYLFSPVAVGDAVYAAGENGSVEKIDAKTGQTLWRSKVGSDLSAGVGSDGNLTAVGALKGGVFVLGPDGKQLWKTSVQGEIFSPPLVGNGLVVIRTIDGQVIAFNAQTGEQKWNYRNRAVPLNLRVSAGMTFAGDAAVLAGFPGGGLVAINLQSGEPFWQTPVSFPKGVTEVERINDVSGPPTLVGAEACAVTFQGQLGCFDANSGRPLWEKAFSSRSGLAQDDSVVAGGDDWSVVTAYDAASGNQLWRNDKLKSRDVGVPYLLGHAVVMGDYQGFVHFLSREDGSFIARMKTDGSAITAAPVLAGNTLVVQTKDGGLYGFRPR
- a CDS encoding tetratricopeptide repeat protein, yielding MSYHDEQESIESLKAWWTRWGNLTTWIVLAALVVAAGFNGWNYWQRRQAAEASGLYEQVQKAAAANDKATMARAAADMEDKFSSTPYAQMTALAAAKVLYAAGDAAGAKAQLQWAVDHAKDDEYKQIAKLRLASLLLDEKAYDAGLALLSGTPVDAFKGLVADRRGDLLAAQGKTDDARAAYKLALDGLSKDDQSARQLVQFKLDALGG